The following coding sequences lie in one Candidatus Dependentiae bacterium genomic window:
- the dnaK gene encoding molecular chaperone DnaK, translated as MAKIIGIDLGTTNSVVSVMEGGSPKVIANQEGANTTPSIVAMTKDGQRLVGTVAKRQAITNPENTVFSSKRYIGRKHRELAKEEINLAPYKLAAGSNDDAVIMLNGKEYTPQEIASAVLQKLKQAAEDYLGETVTQAVITVPAYFNDAQRQATKDAGRIAGLDVKRIINEPTAAALAYGMDKKNNEVIAVFDFGGGTFDVSVLEVGDGVVEVKSTNGDTMLGGDNIDSVLINYLVEEFKKEQGVDLRNDKMALQRLKEAAEKAKIELSSATETEINLPYITADASGPKHLVLKISRAKLENLCEGIFKALFEPCKKALSDAGITASQIQEVILVGGSTRIPKVQQLVKEFFGKEPNKSVNPDEVVSVGAAIQGGVLAGDVTDVLLLDVTPLSLGIETLGGIATKLIERNTTIPTRKSQVFSTAEDNQTAVDIHVVQGEREFAKDNKTLGRFRLEGIPAAQRGVPQVEVTFDIDANGIVNVSAKDKGTGKEHRITITASSGLSKEEVDQMVKDAQMHEADDKQARELIEKRNTLENMIMQVEKTIKENKEKLPIAEVNNLEKALETAKVALKEHEKDAAALTKATEELTQASYKVAEILYKEQPQADAQQDAAPEQKSDQAGSGPIDADFEQ; from the coding sequence ATGGCTAAAATTATAGGAATAGACTTAGGTACAACAAACTCAGTTGTCTCAGTCATGGAAGGTGGAAGTCCAAAAGTTATCGCCAACCAAGAAGGTGCAAACACAACCCCTTCTATCGTGGCTATGACCAAAGACGGACAACGCCTCGTGGGTACCGTTGCTAAACGTCAAGCAATCACCAACCCAGAAAATACAGTTTTCTCATCAAAACGTTACATCGGCAGAAAACACCGCGAGCTTGCAAAAGAAGAAATTAATCTTGCGCCCTATAAATTGGCTGCAGGATCAAATGACGACGCTGTCATTATGCTCAACGGTAAAGAATACACACCTCAAGAAATCGCATCAGCTGTTCTTCAAAAATTAAAACAAGCTGCTGAAGATTATTTGGGTGAAACCGTTACCCAAGCAGTTATCACGGTGCCAGCATACTTCAACGATGCTCAGCGCCAAGCAACTAAAGATGCAGGCAGAATCGCCGGCCTTGACGTTAAGCGTATCATCAACGAACCTACCGCAGCAGCACTTGCCTACGGCATGGACAAAAAGAACAATGAAGTTATCGCAGTATTCGACTTCGGTGGCGGAACATTCGACGTCTCAGTTCTTGAAGTTGGTGACGGAGTTGTTGAAGTAAAATCAACCAACGGCGATACCATGCTCGGTGGTGACAATATCGACTCAGTGCTTATTAACTACTTGGTCGAAGAATTCAAAAAAGAGCAAGGCGTTGATTTGCGCAACGACAAAATGGCATTGCAAAGACTCAAAGAAGCTGCTGAAAAAGCAAAAATTGAACTTTCATCAGCCACAGAAACTGAAATTAACCTTCCTTACATCACAGCCGATGCATCAGGACCTAAGCATTTGGTTCTTAAAATCAGTCGTGCGAAACTTGAAAACTTGTGCGAAGGCATTTTCAAAGCACTCTTTGAACCATGCAAAAAAGCACTCTCCGATGCTGGCATAACCGCTTCACAAATCCAAGAAGTTATCCTGGTTGGTGGTTCAACCCGCATTCCAAAAGTACAGCAACTCGTCAAAGAATTCTTTGGAAAAGAGCCAAATAAATCAGTTAACCCCGATGAAGTAGTTTCAGTTGGTGCAGCAATTCAAGGTGGCGTACTCGCGGGCGACGTAACCGACGTTCTCCTCCTCGACGTCACACCATTGTCTCTTGGCATTGAAACCCTGGGCGGCATTGCAACCAAGCTCATCGAACGCAATACCACAATTCCTACACGTAAATCACAGGTTTTCTCAACGGCAGAAGATAACCAAACAGCGGTAGATATTCATGTTGTTCAAGGTGAGCGCGAATTTGCTAAAGATAACAAAACACTTGGCCGCTTCCGCCTAGAAGGCATCCCTGCAGCTCAACGCGGTGTACCACAAGTTGAAGTTACCTTTGATATCGATGCAAACGGCATTGTAAACGTTTCTGCAAAAGATAAAGGCACCGGCAAAGAACATCGTATCACCATTACAGCTTCATCTGGACTTTCCAAAGAAGAAGTTGACCAAATGGTTAAAGATGCCCAAATGCACGAAGCTGACGATAAACAAGCTCGTGAATTGATTGAAAAACGTAACACACTTGAAAATATGATTATGCAAGTGGAAAAAACAATCAAAGAAAATAAAGAAAAACTTCCAATCGCAGAAGTTAACAACCTTGAAAAAGCTCTTGAGACCGCTAAAGTAGCCCTCAAAGAACATGAAAAAGATGCAGCAGCACTCACCAAAGCAACTGAAGAGCTGACACAAGCTTCGTATAAAGTTGCTGAAATACTCTACAAAGAACAACCTCAAGCAGATGCGCAGCAAGACGCTGCTCCAGAGCAGAAATCTGATCAAGCTGGCTCAGGCCCAATTGATGCGGATTTTGAACAATAA
- a CDS encoding efflux RND transporter periplasmic adaptor subunit, which translates to MRSRKLIILALLSVIASYITWFGYQYFTQRSIQQFFKTKQVQRRDIRHLVNAAGTLEVKQAFKIGSLIPGTIESLHVQENQYVKKGDLLARINNGKGDTDLQAARYHLIRATEEYEYQKKFLARQTALYESGQLARDSYDFSFKELKKAEAEMNALNEIFKKSSFDYENRNIVAPDDGIITTVCASKGMAVLNDFLNILFEMALDITDLEATLDIDECDIGNIKAGQKVILAVSTYPDQTFKGIVTNVSLTPKASYQFNGKPSTDGPLYYKAKVSLKNKENLLRPGMGVNAKIHVEKSKNTLSITGLAFQINSKTITKLAKIYGYQIKTLDEEAKKNFYKIHKNERVRIVWTAQDSLINEKVIVVGITDDTYWEIKNGLTDQDHVIIDMQEPENMEKLYAHLFRKL; encoded by the coding sequence ATGCGTTCACGTAAGCTCATTATCCTAGCGCTCCTCAGCGTCATCGCATCATACATCACATGGTTTGGCTATCAATACTTCACGCAACGATCAATTCAACAATTTTTCAAAACTAAGCAAGTACAGCGCCGCGACATTCGCCACCTGGTCAATGCAGCAGGAACCCTCGAGGTCAAACAAGCATTTAAAATTGGCAGCCTTATTCCTGGCACCATTGAGTCGCTTCATGTTCAAGAAAATCAGTATGTTAAAAAAGGCGACCTACTCGCACGCATTAACAATGGTAAAGGTGATACAGACCTCCAAGCAGCACGCTATCACCTCATTCGGGCAACGGAAGAATATGAATATCAAAAAAAATTTCTAGCCCGACAAACTGCCCTCTATGAATCAGGACAACTTGCGCGCGACAGCTATGACTTCTCGTTCAAAGAATTAAAAAAAGCTGAAGCTGAAATGAATGCACTTAATGAAATTTTTAAGAAGAGCTCTTTTGACTACGAAAATCGCAATATTGTCGCTCCAGATGATGGGATTATTACCACTGTTTGTGCATCAAAAGGAATGGCCGTCCTTAATGACTTTCTCAATATACTTTTTGAAATGGCACTTGATATAACAGATCTTGAGGCGACATTGGATATTGATGAATGTGATATTGGAAACATTAAAGCAGGTCAAAAAGTTATTCTTGCAGTCAGCACCTATCCAGACCAAACATTCAAAGGAATTGTCACCAATGTAAGCCTTACCCCGAAGGCAAGCTACCAATTCAACGGCAAGCCTTCAACCGATGGTCCGCTCTACTACAAAGCAAAAGTCTCCTTAAAAAATAAGGAAAACCTACTCAGGCCCGGCATGGGGGTAAACGCTAAGATCCATGTTGAAAAATCAAAGAATACGTTAAGTATTACCGGCCTTGCTTTCCAAATTAATTCAAAAACAATTACCAAGCTTGCAAAAATTTATGGTTATCAAATCAAAACTCTTGATGAAGAAGCAAAGAAGAATTTTTACAAGATCCATAAAAACGAACGCGTACGGATTGTTTGGACCGCTCAAGATTCGCTCATCAACGAAAAAGTAATTGTTGTTGGCATCACGGATGACACTTATTGGGAAATTAAAAACGGGTTAACCGACCAAGACCATGTCATCATTGATATGCAAGAACCTGAAAATATGGAAAAACTGTATGCTCATCTTTTTAGAAAACTGTAG
- a CDS encoding ABC transporter permease, with amino-acid sequence MNKMLLFRTSLHAISHHKIRSSLTMLGIIVGIAAMISTLAIGHGAEERINKELLAMGDNYIFITAGNWMSDEQPKVSRHKRASPLTLQDIEALEQQCSAIKYISPNLFFDFPVSYQSNTIKTEVKAGNEQLLSVTGRKIKKGSSFTHHHLQKNTRCAIIGAKASKTLFKSLNPIGETILINGIHFTVIGVLESIENFFGIKDPNLNIFIPITTARKCFTKKYFSNRVSGITVSAQARNDIPLVVRQMRQILRARHQLEPQEPDDFMIYDQMSMMNAAHSSSSVLNLLLFIIASISLIVGGIGVMNIMLVCVRERTREIGIRMALGASDHSIMQQFLCESITLCLIGGIIGIILGITIPLCAQAFTGWNMIIKPSSIIIACSTIVVIGIIFGYYPAYKASKLPPVLALQDS; translated from the coding sequence ATGAATAAAATGTTATTATTCAGAACCTCACTCCACGCGATTTCCCATCACAAAATTCGTTCATCGCTCACGATGCTTGGAATCATCGTTGGGATTGCAGCGATGATTTCAACGCTTGCTATTGGCCACGGAGCTGAAGAACGCATCAACAAAGAACTCCTTGCCATGGGTGATAACTATATCTTTATTACTGCCGGAAATTGGATGAGTGATGAGCAACCAAAAGTCAGTCGTCATAAACGAGCATCCCCGTTGACACTGCAAGATATTGAAGCCTTAGAACAACAATGCAGCGCCATCAAATACATCTCTCCCAATCTATTTTTCGACTTCCCGGTCTCATATCAAAGCAATACCATTAAAACTGAAGTTAAAGCGGGCAATGAACAACTGCTATCGGTTACCGGGCGCAAAATTAAAAAAGGCTCATCATTTACCCACCACCATCTTCAAAAAAATACCCGATGCGCCATTATTGGAGCAAAAGCGTCAAAGACACTCTTTAAATCGCTTAACCCCATTGGAGAAACCATCCTCATAAATGGAATTCACTTTACAGTCATTGGGGTTTTAGAATCAATTGAAAATTTTTTTGGCATTAAAGATCCTAATCTTAATATTTTTATACCAATCACCACAGCTCGAAAATGTTTTACAAAAAAATATTTTTCCAACCGCGTTTCCGGTATTACCGTTTCAGCACAAGCACGCAACGACATTCCTCTAGTCGTCAGACAAATGCGCCAAATTTTGCGCGCACGCCATCAACTTGAACCACAAGAGCCTGATGATTTTATGATCTATGACCAGATGTCGATGATGAATGCTGCACACAGCTCTTCGTCGGTACTTAACCTTCTTCTTTTTATTATTGCTTCAATTTCGTTAATTGTTGGTGGAATTGGGGTAATGAATATCATGCTGGTATGCGTCAGAGAACGAACACGCGAAATTGGCATTCGCATGGCACTTGGAGCATCGGATCATTCAATTATGCAGCAGTTCTTGTGTGAATCAATTACCCTATGCCTGATCGGTGGAATTATCGGCATCATCTTGGGCATAACTATTCCACTATGCGCTCAAGCTTTCACCGGGTGGAACATGATTATTAAACCATCATCAATTATAATTGCCTGCTCTACCATTGTTGTGATAGGAATAATATTTGGATACTACCCGGCTTACAAAGCATCAAAATTACCACCTGTTTTAGCACTTCAAGATTCATAA